The following proteins come from a genomic window of Frankia casuarinae:
- a CDS encoding MazF family transcriptional regulator, with protein MRPPRRGEIWTAGIGPAPQAVLILSSTVYNEIADEPTVLVALVVEHATDEGFCVDLGEGQWAVMGLVTFVAKAALGECLRRVDAQTLTTANTMLFKILATPER; from the coding sequence GTGAGGCCACCGCGGCGCGGTGAGATCTGGACCGCGGGCATCGGGCCGGCGCCGCAGGCGGTGCTGATCCTCAGCTCCACGGTCTACAACGAGATCGCCGACGAGCCGACCGTGCTGGTCGCCCTGGTCGTGGAGCACGCCACCGACGAGGGGTTCTGCGTCGACCTGGGGGAGGGGCAGTGGGCCGTGATGGGCCTGGTCACGTTCGTGGCCAAGGCCGCCCTGGGTGAATGCCTGCGCCGGGTCGACGCCCAGACGCTCACCACCGCCAACACCATGTTGTTCAAGATCTTGGCCACGCCCGAACGTTGA